The Alosa sapidissima isolate fAloSap1 chromosome 5, fAloSap1.pri, whole genome shotgun sequence genome has a window encoding:
- the ankrd46a gene encoding ankyrin repeat domain-containing protein 46 codes for MSYVFINDSPQTVPLLQACIDGDLSYSKRLLECGFDPNTRDCRGRTGMHLAAARGNVDICRLLHKFGADLLATDVQGNTALHMCGHVDTIQFLVSNGLKIDICNHNGATPLVLAKRRGVNKDALRLLEGLEEQEVKGFNRSSHSSLEKMQLAENESAMESHSLLNPHLHDNEGVLSSFRTTWQEFVEDLGFWRVLLLLLVIALLSLGIAYYVSGVLPFASNQLELVR; via the exons ATGTCCTATGTTTTCATCAACGACTCGCCGCAGACAGTGCCATTACTGCAGGCCTGCATTGACGGCGACCTGAGTTACAGCAAACGCCTGTTAGAATGCGGCTTTGACCCCAACACCCGGGACTGCCGCGGGCGCACGGGCATGCACCTCGCGGCTGCCAGAGGGAACGTAGACATATGCCGCCTCCTGCACAAGTTTGGGGCAGACCTCTTGGCCACGGATGTTCAAGGCAACACTGCCTTACATATGTGTGGGCATGTCGACACCATCCAGTTTCTGGTGTCCAATGGACTGAAGATTGACATCTG TAATCACAACGGAGCAACCCCTCTTGTTCTGGCAAAAAGGCGTGGTGTGAACAAGGACGCACTTCGTCTTTTGGAGGGACTTGAGGAGCAAGAGGTGAAGGGCTTCAACCGAAGCTCTCACTCTAGCCTGGAGAAGATGCAGTTGGCCGAGAACGAGAG TGCCATGGAAAGCCATTCCCTTCTCAACCCTCACTTACATGACAATGAAGGAGTTCTCTCCAGTTTTCGTACCACCTGGCAGGAATTTGTGGAAGACCTTGGATTCTGGAGGGTGCTGCTCCTGCTGTTAGTCATCGCCCTGTTGTCCCTCGGTATTGCATACTACGTCAGTGGAGTGCTGCCCTTTGCATCCAACCAGTTAGAGCTGGTGCGTTAA